One genomic segment of Melospiza melodia melodia isolate bMelMel2 chromosome 22, bMelMel2.pri, whole genome shotgun sequence includes these proteins:
- the GPR21 gene encoding probable G-protein coupled receptor 21, producing MNSSLVGNQSGRPFCLLAISYLETINFCLLEVVIIVFLMVLIISGNIIVIFVFHCAPLLNHHTTSYFIQTMAYADLLVGVSCLVPSLSLLHYPIVLSESLVCQIFGYVVSVLKSVSMASLACISIDRYIAITKPLTYNTLVTPWRLRICILTIWLYSCLVFLPSFHWGKPGYHGDVFQWCANSWNTDPYFTLFIVVMLYAPAAFIVCFTYFNIFRICQQHTKEINERRVRFSSQDGEAGEAQPCPDKRYAMVLFRITSVFYILWLPYIIYFLLESSNVYSNRVASFLTTWLAISNSFCNCVIYSLSNSVFQKGLKRLSGAICASCARQRVAKDSSTSRSKRSSNGCHV from the coding sequence ATGAACTCCTCTTTGGTTGGCAACCAGAGTGGCCGGCCCTTCTGTCTCCTGGCCATTAGCTATTTGGAGACCATCAATTTTTGCCTCCTGGAAGTGGTTATTATTGTGTTCCTCATGGTGCTGATTATTTCGGGCAACATTATTGTGATATTTGTCTTTCACTGTGCACCTCTGCTGAACCACCACACCACCAGCTACTTCATCCAGACTATGGCGTATGCTGACCTCCTGGTGGGCGTGAGCTGTCTGGTGCCTTCTTTGTCTCTGCTGCACTATCCTATTGTTTTAAGTGAGTCCTTGGTTTGCCAAATCTTTGGTTATGTGGTATCAGTGCTGAAGAGCGTCTCCATGGCCTCCCTGGCCTGCATCAGCATTGACAGATACATCGCCATCACGAAGCCCCTGACCTACAACACGCTGGTTACCCCCTGGAGGCTGCGGATCTGCATCTTGACCATTTGGCTCTACTCCTGCCTGGTCTTCTTGCCCTCCTTTCACTGGGGAAAGCCTGGATATCACGGGGACGTGTTCCAGTGGTGCGCCAACTCCTGGAACACCGATCCCTATTTCACCCTCTTCATTGTGGTGATGCTCTACGCCCCGGCCGCTTTCATCGTCTGCTTCACCTACTTCAACATCTTCCGCATCTGCCAGCAGCACACCAAGGAGATCAACGAGCGGCGCGTGCGCTTCAGCTCGCAGGACGGGGAGGCTGGCgaggcccagccctgcccggacAAGCGCTATGCCATGGTCCTCTTCCGCATCACCAGTGTCTTCTACATCCTCTGGCTGCCCTACATCATCTATTTCCTGCTGGAGAGCTCCAACGTCTACAGTAACCGCGTCGCATCCTTCTTGACCACTTGGCTTGCCATTAGCAACAGTTTCTGCAACTGTGTCATTTACAGTCTCTCCAACAGTGTCTTTCAGAAGGGGCTGAAGCGTCTCTCGGGGGCCATCTGTGCCTCGTGTGCTAGACAGAGGGTAGCTAAGGACTCCTCTACCTCTAGGAGCAAAAGATCTTCCAATGGATGTCATGTCTAG